A genomic window from Ignavibacteria bacterium includes:
- a CDS encoding DUF2188 domain-containing protein produces MKKNQWVVPNKDGWGVRGEGNDKLTSKTDTKAEAEAIAKEIAKNQKSELVILGKDGKIQSRNSYGNDPYPPKG; encoded by the coding sequence ATGAAAAAAAATCAATGGGTCGTCCCAAACAAAGATGGATGGGGTGTCCGGGGTGAGGGTAACGATAAACTCACGTCGAAAACAGATACAAAAGCAGAAGCAGAAGCTATTGCGAAAGAAATCGCTAAGAATCAAAAGTCTGAACTAGTAATACTTGGTAAAGACGGAAAAATTCAAAGCAGAAATAGTTACGGTAATGATCCTTATCCCCCTAAAGGTTAA